CCGGCTTCGACGGCAGCTCCAACCTGGCAGCCCAGCAGCGCTACGGCGTACCCGCGCTGGGCACCAGCGCCCACGCTTTCACGCTGCTGCACACCGGGCCGGACGGCACCGCCGACCGCGCCGCACAGGACGCATCGGAGCGCATCGCATTCGCCGCGCAGGTCGACGCCCTCGGCGTGGGCACCACCTTGTTGGTGGACACCTATGACATCACCGCAGGCGTGGCGAATGCCATCGCCGTCGCCGGGCCCGAACTGGGGGCGGTGCGCATCGACTCCGGCGACCTCGGCGTGGTCGCCGGCCAGGTCCGTCGTCAGCTCGACGAGCTGGGTGCCCGCAACACCCGCATCGTGGTGTCCGGTGACCTCGACGAGTTCGCCATCGCGGCACTGCGCGCCGAGCCGGTCGACAGCTACGGCGTCGGGACCTCGCTGGTCACCGGCTCCGGCGCACCCACCGCGGGCATGGTCTACAAGCTGGTCGAGGTCGACGGCATCCCGGTGCAGAAGCGCAGCGCGCAGAAGGGGTCCCAGGGCGGGGCCAAGGAGTCGCTGCGGGTGGCCAAACCGTCGGGGACCATCACCGAAGAGCTCGTCTTCCCGGCCGGTCACCGACCCGCCATCGAAACCGGGCTGACCGCGCGGCCGCTGAGCATCCCGCTGGTACGCGCCGGTGAGCCGGTCGGCACGCCCGATCTCGGCGCGGCGCGCGCCCTGATGTCCGCCGGGCTCACCAGTCTGCCCTGGGACGGGCTGAAGCTCTCGCGGGGTGAACCCGCGGTCGCCACCCGCGTGGTTTCCGCCAGGTGACCGCAAGCACCACCGTCACCGATCTGCTGGCCGCCGCGGTCGACGCCCTCGGCGGCACCCAGCGCGCCGGTCAGGTCGAGATGGCCCAGGCCGTCAGCGAAGCCTTCGAAACCGGTAAGCACCTCGCCGTCCAGGCGGGCACCGGCACCGGCAAATCGCTGGCCTATCTGGTGCCCGCGATCGCCCGGGCGGTATCGGCGGGGTCGCCCGTGGTGGTCTCGACCGCGACCATCGCGCTGCAGCGTCAGCTCGTCGACCGTGACCTGCCACGGCTGGCCGACGCCCTGGCGCCGCGACTGCCCCGCAAACCGACCTTCGCCCTGCTCAAAGGCCGGGGAAATTACCTGTGCCTGAACAAGATCCACAACGGCTCCGCTTCCGAGGGTGAGGAACTGCCCCAGGAGGAACTGTTCGACGCGGTCGCCGCGACCGCGCTGGGCCGCGATGTGCAGCGGCTGACGGCCTGGGCGTCGGATACCGAGACCGGGGACCGCGACGAACTGTCCCCCGGTGTGCCGGACCGGTCCTGGAGTCAGGTCAGCGTGTCGGCCCGCGAATGTATCGGGGTATCGCGCTGCCCCTACAGCGCCGACTGTTACTCGGAGAAGGCGCGGGCCAAGGCCGGTACCGCCGACATCGTGGTCACCAACCACGCCCTGCTGGCCATCGACGCCATCGCCGACGCCTCGGTGCTGCCCGAGCACGAGATGCTGGTCGTCGACGAGGCCCACGAACTGGCCGACCGGGTGACCGGTGTGGCGACCGGTGAGCTGTCGGCCACGGCGCTGGGCGCCGCCCAGCGCCGGATCGGGCGGCTGGTCGCCGATGAGCTCGTCGAGCGCTTCGAGGCGGCCGGGGCGAATCTGGCTTCGATGATCCACGACGCCGAACCCGGGCGCATCGATCATCTCGACGACGAACTGGCCACCTATCTGACCGCGCTGCGCGATGCGGCGTTCGTGATCCGCTCGGCGATCGACACCACCCCGTCGGACCCGCAGGCCGCCGCGGCGCGCACCGAGGCCGTCACCGCGGTCACCGAGATCGGCGATATCGCCGCCCGGATGCTGGATTCGTTCGGTCCCGCCATCCCCGACCGGTTCGATGTGGTGTGGCTGGATCACGAGGAGAACAGCCGGGTCGCCGCGGGTAAGCGTGCGGTGCTGCGGGTGGCCCCACTGTCGGTCTCGGGTCTGTTGCGCACCAGGCTGTTTGCCCGCGCCACCGCGGTACTGACGTCGGCGACCCTGACCCTCGGCGGCAGCTTCGACGGGATGGCAGCCGCCTGGGGCCTCTCCGGCGGCGACCCGCCCGGTCGATGGCGCGGGCTCGACGTCGGCTCGCCGTTCGATCACGCGAAGTCCGGAATCCTTTATGTGGCAAAACATCTGCCACCACCCGGTCGCGACGGCACCGGATCGGCGGCGCAACTCGACGAGATCGAAGCGCTCATCACCGCGGCCGGCGGCCGCACGCTCGGGCTGTTCTCGTCGATGCGCGCGGCCAAGGCCACCGCCGAGGTGATGGCCGAGCGGCTGTCCACCCCGGTGCTGTGCCAGGGCCAGGACACCACCGCGGCGTTGGTCAAACAGTTCGCCGATGACGAGCAGACCTCGCTGTTCGGCACGCTGTCGCTGTGGCAGGGCGTCGATGTCCCCGGCCCGACCCTCTCGCTGGTGCTGATCGACCGGATCCCCTTCCCCCGGCCCGATGATCCGCTGCTGACCGCCCGGCAGCGTGCGATCGGCGCCCGCGGCGGCAACGGATTCATGGCGGTGGCCGCCAGCCACGCGGCGTTGCTGTTGTCCCAGGGGGCGGGCCGCTTGCTGCGCCGGATCGACGATCGCGGTGTGGTCGCGATTCTGGACTCCCGGATGGCCACCGCGCGCTACGGCGGATTCCTGCGGGCCTCGCTGCCGCCGTTCTGGGCCACCACCGACCCGGAGCGGGTGCGGGCCGCGCTGATTCGCCTGCGCAACGGCTGATTGTCACTATTCTGCTAGCCAGAAACGTGCCCCGCCCGGGCGCACCGGAAAGGCGGGCAGATGCATTTCGCGATGACGGCGACAGGACGCAGGCGTCTGCGGTGGGTCCCGGCTGCGGCACTGACGCTGGGCGTGGCGCTGATCGTCAGCGCATGCTCAGAACCGGTGCAGGGCAGTGCGGTGTCGGTGTTCGCCGACCCGTTCCGGGTGGCGGGGATGCCTGCCACCGACGGGCCCACCGGGTTGCGCGATGACGCCACCGAACCCACCCGCCAGGTCAACAACACCGACGGCGGTGACATCGATATGCTCGCCGCCAGTTCGATCAGCGATATCGAACAGTTCTGGGAGCAGACCTACGGCGAGACGTTCGACGGCGAGTTCACCCCGGTGTCCGAGATCCTTTCCTGGGATTCAGACGGTTTCGACGGCGCGTTCTGCGGTGAGGACACCTACAACCTCGTCAATGCCGCGTACTGCGACGACGATCGCACCATCGGCTGGGACCGCGGGGTCCTGTTGCCCGCACTGCGCAGCGCCAACGGCGATATGGCCGTCACGATGGTGTTGGCCCATGAGTACGGGCACGCGATCCAGGCCCAGGCGGGCATCGTCGCCGACGACACCCCGACGCTGGTCTCCGAACAGCAGGCCGATTGCCTTGCCGGCGTGTACATGCGGTGGGTCGCCGAGGACAACTCACCTCGTTTCACACTGTCCACCGGCGACGGTCTGAACAGCCTGATGAGCACGATGATCGGCTTCCGCGATCCGCTGATGACCGTCGACGACTCCGATGCCGGTGAGGACGAACACGGTTCGGCGTTCGAACGGGTCTCAGCATTCCAGTTCGGGTTCACCGACGGCGCCGGTTCCTGCGCGGCGATGGATCCGGCCGAGATCAAGCAACGCCGGGGTGACCTTCCGGTTCTGCTCCCCGAAGATCAATCCGGCGAGCTGCAGATCACCGCCGATTCGGTGCGTTCGGTCTTCGACGCGATGAACATCCTGTTCGATCCCGCCGAGCATCCGATCCTCACCTTCGACCGGCCCGATTGCCCGGATGCCGATTCCGATGCGCCGGCGACCTTCTGCCCGGCGACCAACACCATCTCCGTGGATCTGCCCGCCATGGAGGTGTTGGGCGCCCCGTCCGAAGATGAGGACGCCGGGCTGGCCACCGGCGACAACACCGCGTACTCCGTGCTGATCTCGCGGTACATGCAGTCGGTTCAGCAGCAACACGGTGGGGTGGCGCTGAACACCGCGCAGGCGGCGTTGCGCACCGCCTGCCTGACCGGGGTCGCCACGGCCAAACTCGTCAAGGAGGTCAACACCCCCGACGGCGACACGATTGCGCTCACCGCCGGCGATGTCGACGAGGCGGTATCGGGAATCCTGCTCAACGGACTGGTTGCCAGCGACGTCAACGGTGAGTCGGTGCCGTCCGGGTTCTCCCGTATCGACGCGTTCCGGGTCGGGGTGCTCGGTGATACCGAACGCTGTTTCAAACGATTCGCCTAGACCGGCTGGCGCGTAACGGGTCTGGGGGTCGAGGGTGCGCCGATCAGCTCAGCGGGATCCGCAGCACGCTGCCCTGCTCGAGTGCCACCCACAGGGCGGTTCCGGCCGGTCCACGGTCCTCGATCGCCAGTCCGTGCGGTTCACTGCCCGCAGGCAGGTCGATGGTGTCGTACTCACCGTCGGCATCGACCCTCGCGATCTGGTCGGCACCCCACAGGCTGACCCACACTCCGCCGGTGGGGTCGGCGACCACCGCATGGGGTTTCCCGGGCAGGTCGAGTTCCTGGATCGCCTCGTCGGTCGGGATCCGGCCGATCTTGTCGGCCAGGATCTCGGTGAACCACACCGCGTCGTCGTGGGTTGCGGTGATGCCGACCGGACCGGCGGCGCGGGTGGGCAGTTCGCGGACGGTGAGTTCGCCCGCAAGGTCGAGCCTGCCGACGGCGCTGCGCTGATTCATGGTGAACCACAGCGCGCCGTCGGGCCCGGCGGTGATCATCGCCGGCATCCCACCGACCGGATGCTCGTCGATCCGCCCGTCGGCCGGATCGAGCCTGCCGATCGTGCCGGACGTCATCGTGGTGAACCACAGCGCCCGGTCGGGTCCGACGCACAGCCCGAAAGGCGCACTGCCCGAGCCGAGTTCGACGGCGCTCTGGGTCCCGTCCGTCGCGATCCGGCCGATGCGGTCATCACCGCCGCGGGTGAACCACATCGCTCCGTCGGGTCCGGCCACGATGATCTGAGGCCTGCTGTCGGGCGCGATGTCGAACACGGTGAGCTCACCCTCGGAGGTGACTCTGGCGATCTGGCCGGTGTGGGCACATGTCACCCACATCGCCCCGTCGGGTCCCGCCGCCAACGCATAGGGCCCACCGGGGACCGCGACCTCAAGGATCTTGCTCATGCCAGCGTGACGAGTCCCAGTTCGTTGGTCCCGGCCAGTAACCGGTGCTGCGGCAGCACCCGCACCGTGTAGCCGACCGGCCCGGCCACCGGCAGCGGCGTGGTGGTCGAGAAGACCTGCCGTCCGCCGTCGGCACCGCCGGTGTGCGCCATCGCCACGGTGACCGGGTCGCGCAGGTTGTCACTGCCGTCGACGCGTCCCAGAACCGCCTGCACCGCAACCTCGTTCGGCTGCAGACCAGCCAGGTCCACGGTCGCGGTCAGGGTCAGTTCGCTGCCGAGCAGCGGGGTGTCGGGCAACCCGTAGCTGTCGACATCGGTGATCTGGATATGCGGCCACTGCTGCTGCACCCGGGTTCGGTAGGCGGCCAGCTGCCGGGCTGCCCCGAAGGGCACGTCCTCGCTATCGGGTTCCAGGGTGGCGCGCAGTGATTTCGCCGCGGGCGCGTAGTACTTCTCGGTGTAATCACGCACCATCCGGGACGCCAGCACCTTGGGCCCGAGCGCCTGCAGGGTGTGGCGCACCATCTCGACCCAGCGCACCGGCACACCGTGCTGGTCGCGTTCGTAGAACCGCGGCGTCACCGAACTCTCCAGCAGGTCGTAGAGGGCCCCTGCCTCGATATCGTCGCGGCGGGTCTCATCGGCCAGTCCGTCCGCGGTGGGGATCTCCCAACCGTTCTCGCCGTCGTACCACTCATCCCACCACCCGTCGCGGACCGACAGGTTCAGCCCGCCGTTGAGCGCACTCTTCATGCCGGACGTGCCGCAGGCCTCCAGCGGGCGCAGCGGATTGTTCAGCCACACATCGCAACCCCAGTACAGCAGCCGGGCCATCGACATGTCGTAGTCGGGCAGGAAGGCGATCCGGTGGCGCACCTCGTGGCGGTCGGCGAAGCGCACGATCTGTTGGATCAACGACTTGCCGCCGTCATCGGCGGGGTGGGATTTGCCCGCGACGATCAGCTGGACGGGTCGGTCGGCGTCGAGCAGCAACCGTTCCAGGCGCTGCGGATCGCGCAGCATCAGGGTCAGCCGCTTGTAGGTGGGCACCCGTCGGGCAAATCCGACGGTCAGCACCTCCGGATCGAATGCCGAAGCGATCCAACCCAGTTCGGCCTCCGACGCGCCGCGCTCCAGCCACGATCGGCGCAGCCGGGCCCGAACGTCGTCGATCAACTGTGAGCGCAATTGCGAACGGATCCACCACAGGTGTCCGGGATCCACCTGCTGTAGCCGCTGCCAGGTTTCGGCCTCGCTGAGCGACCCCAGGTCCTCCCCGATGAGTTCGCGCGCCAGGTCCACCCACTGCGGCGCCGCCCACGTCGGCGCATGGACACCGTTGGTGATGGAGCCGATCGGCACCTCGGCCGGGTCGAAACCGGGCCACAACCCGCTGAACATCTCCCGGCTGACCTCGCCGTGCAACAGGGAGACGCCATTGGCGCGCTGAGCCAACCGCAGGCCCATGTGGGCCATGTTGAACTTCTCCGGATCCTCCTCGGCACCGAAGGCGATCACCCGCTCCAGCGGAACACCGGGAAGCAACCGCGAGTTCAGGTCCACCCCGCCGAAGTAGCGGCGCACCATCTCCACCGGGAACCGGTCGATACCGGCCGGGACGGGCGTGTGGGTGGTGAACACCGTGGAGGACCGCACCACCGTCAGCGCGGTTTCGAAGTCCAGCCCCGCCTCGATCAATTCCCTGATGCGCTCGACCCCGAGGAACCCGGCATGCCCCTCGTTCATGTGGAACACCTCGGGCGCCGGCAGCCCCTCCACCTCGGTGTAGGCCCGGATCGCGCGGACGCCGCCGATACCGGCGAGCAATTCCTGTTTGATCCGATGTTCCTGATCACCGCCGTACAGGCGGTCGGTGACCCCCCGCAGATCATGCTCGTTCTCGCCGATATCGGAATCGAGCAGCAGCAGCGGTACCCGGCCCACCTGGGCGATGAGCACCTGGGCGTACAACCGGGCGCCATCGGGCATCGCCAGGTCGATCAGCACCGGCTGCCCGGCGTGGTCGGTCAGCAGCCGCAGCGGCAGGCCTTGGGGATCCAACGACGGATAGTTCTCGTGCTGCCAGCCATCGGCGGTCAGCGACTGCCGGAAGTACCCGGACCGGTAGTACAGGCCGACCGCGATCAACGGAAGGCCCAGGTCCGATGCGGACTTGAGATGGTCACCGGCCAGGATGCCCAGGCCGCCGGAATAGTTGGGCAGCACCTCGGCGACGCCGAACTCCATCGAGAAATAGGCGATCCCGTTGGGGAACTCCCGACCGTCGGCAACCTGATTCTGGTACCACATCGGCTGGCTCAGATAGTTGTCCAGATCGTCGGCGCAGGCGTCCACCTGTCGGGTGAAACCCTCCTCTGCGGCCAGTTCGTCCAGCCGCTGCGGGTTGACCTCGCCGAGCAGTGCCACCGGGTCGGCACCGACCCGCTCCCACAATGCCGGGTCGATCTCGGCGAACAACTTCTGCGTCGGCGTGTGCCAGGACCATCTCAGATTGACCGACAACCGCTCCAGTGCCGAAAGCCGCTGCGGAAGGTGGGCTCGGACGGTGAATCGTCTCAGGGCTTTCACGTCGATTCACCTTACTGACAATCGGCCCGGTGGCAGGCAGCTTGGCCGTGCGGCGCCGCTTCACCGGACGCCCCGGAGTTTCGCCATCACGCGCAGCGATGTGTTCCTGACACTAGGTTGGGTACCCAGGGGTCGGTAACGAGCACGTCGAGTCAGATAGCGGATCGAGACGGATCGCGGTCACCGAGACGGTCGGCGGCGATCAGTGAGGAGTTGGTGGGTGACCGGTCGGATCGAGATCGACGATGTCGCGCCCGTACTGTCCGGTGGCCGGTTTCCCGCGAAGGCGGTGGTCGGAGAGGTCGTGCCGATCAAGGCGACCGTCTGGCGCGAGGGACACGATGCGGTGGCCGCGACACTGGTGGTGCGTTATCACGGCACCGCATATCCGCGTTTGGTCGACGACCCGCCCGGCACCGCTGCGGAGCCGCCCGCACCGGTGACACCGCCGCGGATCAAGCCGTTGATGCTGCCGATGAGCCCCGGCCGAACGCCCGATGTGCTGCACGGCCAGTTCACCCCCGACCAGGTCGGGATGTGGACCTTCCGCGTCGACGGCTGGGGAGATCCCATCGCGACGTGGCGCAAGGGCATCATCGCCAAGCTCGACGCGGGTCAGGGTGAAGCGGAGCTCTCCAACGATCTGATCGTCGGCGCCCAACTGCTCGAACGTGCCGCCGCCGGAATGCCGCGTGAGCACCGCCAGCCGCTGTTCGACGCCGCCGGTGCGCTGCGCCGGCCGGGTGATCCGTTCGTTCGGGCCGGAGCGGCACTGTCCCCCGGCATCGCGGATCTGCTACATCGTTTTCCGCTGCGCGAGTTGCTGACCCGCGGTCAGCAATACGGTATCTGGGTGGACCGGCCGCTGGCCCGGTTCGGCTCCTGGTACGAGTTGTTCCCGCGGTCCACCGGCGGCTGGGACGACGCGGGCAGGCCGGTGCACGGCACGTTCGCCACCGCCGCCGGCGAGTTGCCGCGGGTGGCCGGGATGGGATTCGACGTCGTCTACCTCCCGCCGATCCACCCGATCGGCACAGTGCACCGCAAGGGACGCAACAACACCGTCACCGCAACCGAGGGGGATGTCGGTTCGCCGTGGGCGATCGGCAGCAGCGCCGGCGGTCACGACGCCGTGCATCCCGGCCTGGGCACCATCTCCGATTTCGACGAGTTCGTCG
The sequence above is drawn from the Mycolicibacterium neoaurum VKM Ac-1815D genome and encodes:
- a CDS encoding neutral zinc metallopeptidase, whose protein sequence is MTATGRRRLRWVPAAALTLGVALIVSACSEPVQGSAVSVFADPFRVAGMPATDGPTGLRDDATEPTRQVNNTDGGDIDMLAASSISDIEQFWEQTYGETFDGEFTPVSEILSWDSDGFDGAFCGEDTYNLVNAAYCDDDRTIGWDRGVLLPALRSANGDMAVTMVLAHEYGHAIQAQAGIVADDTPTLVSEQQADCLAGVYMRWVAEDNSPRFTLSTGDGLNSLMSTMIGFRDPLMTVDDSDAGEDEHGSAFERVSAFQFGFTDGAGSCAAMDPAEIKQRRGDLPVLLPEDQSGELQITADSVRSVFDAMNILFDPAEHPILTFDRPDCPDADSDAPATFCPATNTISVDLPAMEVLGAPSEDEDAGLATGDNTAYSVLISRYMQSVQQQHGGVALNTAQAALRTACLTGVATAKLVKEVNTPDGDTIALTAGDVDEAVSGILLNGLVASDVNGESVPSGFSRIDAFRVGVLGDTERCFKRFA
- a CDS encoding ATP-dependent DNA helicase, which gives rise to MTASTTVTDLLAAAVDALGGTQRAGQVEMAQAVSEAFETGKHLAVQAGTGTGKSLAYLVPAIARAVSAGSPVVVSTATIALQRQLVDRDLPRLADALAPRLPRKPTFALLKGRGNYLCLNKIHNGSASEGEELPQEELFDAVAATALGRDVQRLTAWASDTETGDRDELSPGVPDRSWSQVSVSARECIGVSRCPYSADCYSEKARAKAGTADIVVTNHALLAIDAIADASVLPEHEMLVVDEAHELADRVTGVATGELSATALGAAQRRIGRLVADELVERFEAAGANLASMIHDAEPGRIDHLDDELATYLTALRDAAFVIRSAIDTTPSDPQAAAARTEAVTAVTEIGDIAARMLDSFGPAIPDRFDVVWLDHEENSRVAAGKRAVLRVAPLSVSGLLRTRLFARATAVLTSATLTLGGSFDGMAAAWGLSGGDPPGRWRGLDVGSPFDHAKSGILYVAKHLPPPGRDGTGSAAQLDEIEALITAAGGRTLGLFSSMRAAKATAEVMAERLSTPVLCQGQDTTAALVKQFADDEQTSLFGTLSLWQGVDVPGPTLSLVLIDRIPFPRPDDPLLTARQRAIGARGGNGFMAVAASHAALLLSQGAGRLLRRIDDRGVVAILDSRMATARYGGFLRASLPPFWATTDPERVRAALIRLRNG
- a CDS encoding Vgb family protein codes for the protein MSKILEVAVPGGPYALAAGPDGAMWVTCAHTGQIARVTSEGELTVFDIAPDSRPQIIVAGPDGAMWFTRGGDDRIGRIATDGTQSAVELGSGSAPFGLCVGPDRALWFTTMTSGTIGRLDPADGRIDEHPVGGMPAMITAGPDGALWFTMNQRSAVGRLDLAGELTVRELPTRAAGPVGITATHDDAVWFTEILADKIGRIPTDEAIQELDLPGKPHAVVADPTGGVWVSLWGADQIARVDADGEYDTIDLPAGSEPHGLAIEDRGPAGTALWVALEQGSVLRIPLS
- a CDS encoding nicotinate phosphoribosyltransferase; this encodes MNDPVSTALLTDKYELTMLAAALRDGSAHRRCTFEAFARRLPDGRRYGVVAGTGRFVDALAHFTFDADALAGVADFLDEQTREFLAGFRFGGDIDGYPEGELYFPNSPVLSVRGSFAECVILETLALSVLNHDCAIASAAARMVSAAAGRQLIEMGSRRTHEQAAVAAARAAWIAGFDGSSNLAAQQRYGVPALGTSAHAFTLLHTGPDGTADRAAQDASERIAFAAQVDALGVGTTLLVDTYDITAGVANAIAVAGPELGAVRIDSGDLGVVAGQVRRQLDELGARNTRIVVSGDLDEFAIAALRAEPVDSYGVGTSLVTGSGAPTAGMVYKLVEVDGIPVQKRSAQKGSQGGAKESLRVAKPSGTITEELVFPAGHRPAIETGLTARPLSIPLVRAGEPVGTPDLGAARALMSAGLTSLPWDGLKLSRGEPAVATRVVSAR
- a CDS encoding glycosyltransferase family 1 protein, which produces MKALRRFTVRAHLPQRLSALERLSVNLRWSWHTPTQKLFAEIDPALWERVGADPVALLGEVNPQRLDELAAEEGFTRQVDACADDLDNYLSQPMWYQNQVADGREFPNGIAYFSMEFGVAEVLPNYSGGLGILAGDHLKSASDLGLPLIAVGLYYRSGYFRQSLTADGWQHENYPSLDPQGLPLRLLTDHAGQPVLIDLAMPDGARLYAQVLIAQVGRVPLLLLDSDIGENEHDLRGVTDRLYGGDQEHRIKQELLAGIGGVRAIRAYTEVEGLPAPEVFHMNEGHAGFLGVERIRELIEAGLDFETALTVVRSSTVFTTHTPVPAGIDRFPVEMVRRYFGGVDLNSRLLPGVPLERVIAFGAEEDPEKFNMAHMGLRLAQRANGVSLLHGEVSREMFSGLWPGFDPAEVPIGSITNGVHAPTWAAPQWVDLARELIGEDLGSLSEAETWQRLQQVDPGHLWWIRSQLRSQLIDDVRARLRRSWLERGASEAELGWIASAFDPEVLTVGFARRVPTYKRLTLMLRDPQRLERLLLDADRPVQLIVAGKSHPADDGGKSLIQQIVRFADRHEVRHRIAFLPDYDMSMARLLYWGCDVWLNNPLRPLEACGTSGMKSALNGGLNLSVRDGWWDEWYDGENGWEIPTADGLADETRRDDIEAGALYDLLESSVTPRFYERDQHGVPVRWVEMVRHTLQALGPKVLASRMVRDYTEKYYAPAAKSLRATLEPDSEDVPFGAARQLAAYRTRVQQQWPHIQITDVDSYGLPDTPLLGSELTLTATVDLAGLQPNEVAVQAVLGRVDGSDNLRDPVTVAMAHTGGADGGRQVFSTTTPLPVAGPVGYTVRVLPQHRLLAGTNELGLVTLA